The following proteins come from a genomic window of Clupea harengus chromosome 22, Ch_v2.0.2, whole genome shotgun sequence:
- the LOC116218447 gene encoding procollagen galactosyltransferase 2-like — MPLLTNVTFCVVAHESESHIVLQFADSDNLLTNPKVLTLLMAENKTLVAPMLESRTLYANFWCGMTPQGYYKRTPEYIPIRDWKRLGCHAVPMVHSTFLLDLRRNASRDLAFYPVHHLYPWILDDIMVLSFSAKQAGWYRRNAPIVKLCRKGGIL, encoded by the exons ATGCCTCTTTTGACAAATGTGACCTTTTGTGTTGTTGCACATGAATCGGAATCACACATTGTCTTGCAGTTTGCAGACAGTGACAATCTGCTGACAAATCCAAAAGTGCTGACACTGCTTATGGCTGAGAATAAGACTCTGGTGGCACCCATGCTGGAGTCCCGTACTCTTTATGCCAATTTCTGGTGTGGCATGACACCCCAG GGTTATTATAAACGCACCCCTGAGTACATACCCATCAGAGACTGGAAGCGTTTGGGATGTCATGCCGTTCCCATGGTGCACTCCACTTTCCTGCTGGACCTGCGTCGAAATGCGAGCAGAGATCTGGCCTTCTACCCAGTCCATCACCTCTACCCCTGGATTCTGGATGATATAATGGTCTTGTCTTTCTCAGCTAAGCAAGCAGGTTGGTACAGGAGGAACGCACCAATTGTTAAGCTTTGTAGAAAAGGTGGCATCCTGTAA
- the zgc:101744 gene encoding receptor expression-enhancing protein 6-like, with the protein MLAQIKERSEGFFKEKNVITDILGKLEDKTGIQKPYIATGFVAVIVLYLLFGYGASLLCNLIGFVYPAYFSIKAIESNNKEDDTKWLTYWVVYGLFSVGEFFSDIFLFWFPFYYAGKCVFLLWCMAPVSWNGSQIIYTRLVRPFFLKHESAMDCMVNDLSGKAKNAAESVTKQAASLAVGHDKAQ; encoded by the exons ATGTTAGCTCAAATCAAAGAACGGTCTGAGGGATTTTTTAAAGAGAAGAATGTCATCACAGACATCTTGGGAAAGCTGGAGGACAAAACCGGAATCCAGAAACCGTATATTGCTACGG GTTTTGTGGCAGTTATTGTGCTGTATCTGCTGTTTGGATACGGTGCATCTCTGCTCTGCAACTTGATCGGTTTTGTGTACCCAGCTTATTTTTC CATCAAAGCCATTGAAAGCAATAACAAAGAAGATGACACAAAGTGGTTGACCTACTGGGTGGTTTATGGACTCTTCAGTGTGGGAGAATTCTTTTCAGACATCTTTCTTTTCTGGTTTCCATTTTATTATGCTGGAAAG TGTGTCTTTCTACTGTGGTGCATGGCTCCAGTGTCCTGGAATGGATCCCAGATCATCTACACTCGTTTGGTACGGCCTTTTTTCCTCAAGCATGAATCGGCGATGGACTGCATGGTCAACGATCTGAGTGGCAAGGCCAAGAATGCTGCAGAATCGGTTACAAAACAAG ctgCTAGTTTGGCTGTTGGACATGATAAAGCCCAGTGA